The Streptomyces virginiae genome includes a region encoding these proteins:
- a CDS encoding bifunctional DNA primase/polymerase, protein MPSELRFSRSDSGQSTSERSVAGLRLARWCASNGWPVHPLAPGRKTPTANCRDCAEPGHTHADCPCLQAGRWCHGFHAATLDYSRIEDWWTGTPALGVGVACGPADLVVIDIDAHTSELPSRDRLLPGIPVGDAVDLSGLRTGFHSLAVLAALRGETSPAEDDSTLRVRTPSGGMHVWYRATDGRQWQCSTGSGKRALAWQVDVRAHGGYIVAPGTSTSVGTYKPLGKVRQPAPLPAWLAQELQRTGHLPAPHIPAPRPVPPRARQAVLAAGGGQDRTARLLSALLADVTACAEFAEGAGFTEKLNRAAYSLGGLVAAGHLTDAVAQEALREAAAAARPGQEQRSAQIIRSGMAAGAKRPLHLGGRR, encoded by the coding sequence ATGCCTTCTGAGCTGCGGTTTTCTCGCAGCGACTCAGGGCAGTCGACCTCTGAGCGCTCGGTCGCCGGTCTGAGGCTGGCGCGGTGGTGTGCCAGCAACGGCTGGCCCGTTCACCCGCTTGCGCCCGGTCGCAAGACGCCCACGGCCAACTGCCGAGATTGCGCCGAACCCGGCCACACTCACGCCGACTGTCCCTGTCTGCAGGCCGGCCGCTGGTGTCACGGTTTCCATGCCGCGACCTTGGACTACTCGCGCATCGAGGACTGGTGGACCGGCACCCCGGCCTTGGGCGTCGGAGTTGCTTGCGGGCCCGCGGACCTGGTCGTCATCGACATCGATGCACACACGAGTGAACTGCCCTCCCGTGACCGGCTCCTCCCTGGGATCCCGGTAGGGGACGCTGTCGATCTGAGCGGCCTACGGACGGGCTTTCACTCCTTGGCCGTGCTGGCGGCTCTCCGCGGTGAGACCTCTCCCGCCGAAGACGACTCGACCCTGCGTGTACGGACGCCCTCGGGCGGCATGCACGTCTGGTACCGGGCCACCGACGGTCGTCAGTGGCAGTGCTCCACCGGATCCGGGAAGAGGGCTCTCGCCTGGCAGGTCGATGTCCGTGCGCACGGCGGCTACATCGTCGCACCGGGCACGAGCACGTCCGTGGGGACGTACAAGCCGCTGGGGAAGGTCCGGCAACCGGCCCCACTGCCCGCGTGGCTGGCGCAGGAACTCCAGCGGACCGGTCACCTGCCGGCTCCACACATTCCCGCGCCACGCCCTGTTCCACCGCGTGCCCGCCAGGCCGTCCTCGCAGCCGGCGGAGGCCAGGACAGAACTGCACGCCTCCTGAGCGCCCTCCTCGCCGACGTCACGGCGTGCGCCGAGTTCGCGGAAGGGGCCGGCTTCACCGAGAAGCTCAACAGGGCCGCGTACAGCTTGGGAGGGCTTGTCGCGGCAGGCCATCTCACCGACGCCGTCGCCCAGGAAGCCCTGAGGGAAGCTGCCGCCGCGGCCCGTCCCGGCCAAGAGCAGCGCTCGGCCCAGATCATTCGCAGCGGCATGGCCGCCGGCGCCAAGCGCCCCCTGCACCTTGGAGGCCGCCGGTGA
- a CDS encoding DUF6009 family protein, producing the protein MSSLISDDEIHHEVDLVWLEDVTELDYVRQSLDRLPTRRGKPAYHRDGRLVGYAQLGPGAKASRSSGTFRRRVFWLLPHDRDTVPDGLYASGAPAEAVDPTTLTAGSKGRKTQRSERPVQVADV; encoded by the coding sequence ATGAGCTCGCTCATCTCCGACGACGAGATCCACCACGAGGTCGACCTGGTCTGGCTCGAAGACGTCACCGAACTCGACTACGTCCGCCAGTCGCTCGACCGGCTCCCCACCCGCCGAGGCAAACCCGCCTACCACCGCGACGGCCGCCTCGTCGGCTATGCCCAGCTGGGGCCTGGGGCGAAGGCCTCCCGCTCCAGCGGGACCTTCCGCCGCCGTGTCTTCTGGCTCCTGCCCCACGACCGCGACACCGTCCCGGACGGCCTTTACGCCTCCGGCGCCCCGGCCGAAGCGGTCGACCCGACCACACTGACTGCCGGGAGCAAGGGCAGGAAGACCCAACGGTCGGAGAGGCCGGTGCAAGTTGCCGACGTATAG
- a CDS encoding DNA primase family protein, producing MSPAPETDGFLFDFDPEAVAAQILAQAPPTLPTQGGERAHVDHATAAGLLPDTLSDRGNAKLFVRLYAGDYRHVPGLGWYRWDTTRWQVDEDDTVVWAAGDLAEAIATTDPRGIHSNQSLQKHRRRALSTSGMNAMLTQAKSAPGMVLRAELLDADPYALCTPAGIVDLYTGLIRAPQPDKDFHSRSTSTGPKQQPTPRWERFLTDTFGADAEGREMIDFLHLMLGYSITGDVGAQVMPFLFGAGKNGKSVLLDVLMKLLGDYADAAPPGFLMARTFDGHPTELAELHGRRVIVCSEVKPGDKFDEARVKLLTGGDRIKARRMRQDFFSFAPTHKLWLIGNHRPEVGTGGFAFWRRMRLVPFEKVVSDDRKIDNLADILVTEEGPGILAWLIDGARRYLAGEKDLTGPAPVRIATTAYAETEDHTGRFFDESCTFHADHRAEQARLYSVYRTWCQNEGAPTISSRAFAARARELVGLASPKEMILSNSKKYYPGIGLLAEEENA from the coding sequence GTGAGCCCCGCACCCGAAACCGACGGTTTCCTCTTCGACTTCGACCCTGAGGCCGTCGCCGCGCAGATTCTTGCCCAGGCCCCGCCGACTCTGCCGACACAGGGCGGTGAACGAGCACACGTAGATCACGCGACTGCCGCCGGGCTCCTGCCCGACACCCTCAGCGACCGTGGCAACGCCAAGCTTTTCGTCCGTCTGTACGCCGGGGACTACCGTCACGTCCCCGGCCTCGGCTGGTACCGCTGGGACACCACCCGCTGGCAGGTCGACGAGGACGACACGGTCGTTTGGGCCGCCGGGGACCTTGCCGAGGCCATCGCAACGACCGACCCCCGCGGCATCCACAGCAACCAGTCGCTGCAGAAGCACCGCCGCCGGGCGCTGAGCACCTCCGGTATGAACGCCATGCTCACCCAGGCCAAGTCGGCCCCCGGCATGGTCCTTCGGGCCGAGCTCCTCGACGCCGACCCGTACGCCCTGTGCACGCCCGCGGGCATCGTCGACCTGTACACCGGTCTCATCCGCGCGCCCCAGCCCGACAAGGACTTCCACTCCCGCTCGACCTCCACCGGCCCCAAGCAGCAACCGACCCCCCGCTGGGAACGCTTCCTCACCGACACCTTCGGCGCTGACGCCGAAGGCCGGGAGATGATCGACTTCCTGCACCTGATGCTCGGCTACTCCATCACCGGAGACGTCGGCGCCCAGGTCATGCCCTTCCTCTTCGGAGCCGGCAAGAACGGCAAGTCCGTTCTCCTCGACGTCCTCATGAAACTCCTGGGTGACTACGCCGACGCCGCCCCGCCCGGCTTCCTGATGGCCCGCACCTTCGACGGCCACCCCACCGAACTCGCCGAGCTACACGGCCGGCGCGTCATCGTCTGCTCGGAGGTCAAGCCGGGCGACAAGTTCGACGAAGCCCGCGTCAAGCTCCTCACCGGCGGCGACCGGATCAAGGCCCGCCGCATGAGGCAGGACTTCTTCTCCTTCGCCCCCACCCACAAGCTCTGGCTCATCGGCAACCACCGCCCCGAGGTCGGCACCGGAGGCTTCGCCTTCTGGCGTCGCATGAGGCTCGTCCCCTTCGAGAAGGTCGTCTCCGACGATCGGAAGATCGACAACCTCGCCGACATCCTCGTCACCGAGGAGGGCCCCGGCATCCTCGCCTGGCTCATCGACGGCGCACGCCGCTACCTTGCAGGCGAGAAAGACCTCACCGGTCCCGCCCCGGTCCGGATCGCGACCACCGCGTACGCCGAGACCGAAGACCACACCGGTCGCTTCTTCGACGAAAGCTGCACCTTCCACGCCGACCACCGGGCCGAACAAGCCCGCCTCTACAGCGTCTACCGCACCTGGTGCCAGAATGAGGGCGCGCCCACCATCTCCTCCCGAGCCTTCGCGGCCCGGGCCCGAGAGCTCGTAGGCCTCGCCTCACCCAAAGAAATGATCTTGTCCAACTCCAAGAAGTACTACCCCGGCATCGGACTGCTCGCTGAGGAGGAGAACGCATGA